The following coding sequences are from one Stigmatopora nigra isolate UIUO_SnigA chromosome 10, RoL_Snig_1.1, whole genome shotgun sequence window:
- the pik3c2b gene encoding phosphatidylinositol 4-phosphate 3-kinase C2 domain-containing subunit beta isoform X4 codes for MSATRTQAEDEGVESLGLSPKELVLAEALQMEYDALSRLKRDKKSPEAPPSAHSVTAPESREPPAVPPRDPVPPARSRPRDADSVGAGGRSDDPPPRVPPRTYAHPAKSQEERRRASTDAATAPFRSNGTGCQLFQVSEERDEEVAAFCHMLDVLRSAFPHDRRSGNAGLVWSPWEELHPSAGVSVKVSVVSAPLLEALAFTCDGSTTVDLIVYQTLCYAHHDPDRLDVDDYLLKVCGRDEYLQNSQTLASLDFVQECLKFERDVPLILTERAAVHAELARTKDDDRLASTLNHGILLQERPIKQTVTREALTLLLDTFHTQAESFVLSEADLGPRVERLVQSVKALCSSLAAVETPDVTAALGRLPACPCRPQARTLKDSPALSIRENREKVVESLTAAILDLVELYCGTFNANFHPAPQSRSGAGAVQEAGLSGGGLAFNVYAAHRVPVTWAASYEGFFLSCALTHGGTELCAPQHTGKQSVSKYLFHLVVWDQRVTFPLQISQLPRETQLTATLYASALPAPAGGEDKAKQRRGPEALGWVTVPFFDFRHVLTSGRKLLCLWPRGPGGSVNGVNGVNGGNGGSGGSGEPNFSQPDGVILQVDFPRRAQEVRFGTPPPADFCPRYDFSRLDGGSRAALRDVLLKKAPFWLTAEDKRALWEKKAFCQAESGALPLVLASAPCWQWARLPDIYALLRQWACPGHPGALGLLHASFPDQEVRRTAVRWLESVSEAELLDFLPQLVQALKAECYLDSSLARFLLRRATGDVSVAHYLFWLLKDNLQDSQFRARCQHLLAALLCCAGRALRDQLDRQCWLVSVLAKVAHAVREAAPSARQNVLREGLDEMKRFFSLNGSCRLPLDPALRVRGVDVQACSFFNSNAVPLKLAFRNAEPSGDNVCVIFKSGEDLRQDMLTLQVIRIMNKIWIREGLDMRMVIFKCFSTGRGRGMVEMIPQADTLRKIQVGRGVTGSFKDRPLADWLQRHNPGEGQYDKAVENFIYSCAGCCVATYVLGICDRHNDNIMLKTSGHMFHIDFGKFLGHAQMFGNIKRDRAPFVFTSDMAYVINGGDKPSSRFHDFVDLCCEAYNLIRKHAQLFLNLLALMLSCGIPELSRIDDLKYVYDALRPHESEADATIYFTRLIESSLGSVATKLNFFIHNLAQMKFACAEDVPGLSFAPRVRSAKSDGLIRGLYVFPPPSGGGGGGKTQSYVVKVEREGRREAQLVQRTFEEFQELHGKLKLAFPASKLPSFPGRSRGEATRRCDELNGYVWHLVHASEDVARCDLVYTFFYPLARDEQPGASGGAGAGGGKAGADAEAAWSAPSGQEAGQVKLSICHRNDKLFIMVMHIRGLRPLQDGSDPDPYVKVYLLPDPQKTSKRRTKAARRTCNPTYNQMLVYERIPRGDLQRLVLHVRALADGAFWDSTLLGEAFVPLGRLLPGRHWVDWHPLGAAKA; via the exons ATGTCGGCGACGCGGACCCAGGCGGAGGACGAGGGGGTGGAGTCTCTGGGCCTGAGTCCCAAGGAGCTGGTCCTGGCCGAAGCCCTGCAGATGGAGTACGACGCCCTCTCTAGGCTCAAGCGGGACAAAAAGAGCCCCGAGGCGCCGCCGTCGGCCCACTCGGTGACGGCCCCCGAGAGCCGGGAACCCCCCGCCGTCCCTCCCCGGGACCCCGTCCCGCCGGCCCGGTCTCGGCCGAGAGACGCGGACTCGGTCGGGGCCGGCGGGCGGAGCGACGACCCGCCTCCGCGGGTCCCGCCCAGGACCTACGCGCACCCGGCCAAAAGCCAGGAGGAGCGGCGGCGGGCCTCGACGGATGCG GCCACCGCGCCCTTCCGGAGCAACGGCACGGGCTGCCAACTCTTCCAGGTGTCGGAGGAGCGCGACGAGGAGGTGGCCGCCTTCTGCCACATGCTGGACGT ACTGCGTTCGGCCTTCCCGCACGACCGGCGCTCCGGGAACGCCGGGCTGGTGTGGTCGCCGTGGGAGGAGCTTCACCCCAGCGCGGGGGTCAGCGTCAAGGTGTCGGTGGTCAGCGCGCCCCTGCTGGAAGCGCTGGCGTTCACCTGCGACGGTTCCACCACGGTGGACCTGATCGTCTACCAGACCCTGTGCTACGCTCACCACGACCCGGACCGCCTGGACGTGGACGACTACCTGCTCAAGGTCTGCGGACGGGACGAGTACCTCCAAAA CTCTCAAACGTTGGCCAGTTTGGACTTTGTGCAAGAGTGCTTGAAGTTCGAGCGGGACGTTCCACTCATCCTGACCGAGAGGGCGGCCGTCCACGCCGAGCTGGCGCGCACG AAGGACGACGACCGGCTGGCGTCCACCTTGAACCACGGCATCCTGCTGCAGGAGCGACCCATCAAACAGACCGTCACCAG GGAAGCGCTGACGTTGCTGCTGGACACGTTCCACACCCAAGCCGAGAGCTTTGTGCTTTCCGAG GCCGACCTGGGGCCGCGGGTGGAGCGCCTGGTGCAGTCGGTGAAGGCGCTGTGCAGCTCGCTGGCGGCGGTGGAGACGCCCGACGTGACGGCGGCGCTGGGACGCCTGCCCGCCTGCCCCTGTCGACCCCAGGCCAGAACACTCAAG GACTCGCCGGCGCTGTCCATCCGGGAGAACCGAG AAAAAGTGGTGGAGAGTCTgacggcggccatcttggacCTGGTGGAGCTGTACTGCGGGACCTTCAACGCCAACTTCCACCCGGCGCCCCAGAGCCGCTCCGGGGCCGGCGCCGTCCAGGAGGCCGGACTGAGCGGCGGCGGCTTGGCCTTCAACGTGTACGCCGCGCACCGGGTGCCCGTCACCTGGGCGGCCAG TTACGAGGGCTTCTTCCTGTCGTGCGCGCTGACTCACGGGGGGACGGAGCTGTGCGCCCCCCAGCACACCGGCAAGCAGTCGGTCAGCAAATACCTCTTCCACCTGGTGGTGTGGGACCAGAG GGTGACGTTCCCGCTGCAGATCAGCCAGCTTCCCCGAGAGACGCAGCTGACGGCCACCTTGTACGCCAGCGCCCTGCCCGCCCCCGCCGGCGGCGAAGACAAGGCCAAGCAGAGGCGCGGCCCCGAGGCGCTGGGATGGGTCACCGTGCCGTTCTTTGACTTCAGGCA CGTGCTGACAAGCGGCAGGAAGCTGCTGTGCTTGTGGCCCCGCGGTCCCGGGGGCAGCGTCAACGGCGTCAACGGCGTCAACGGCGGCAACGGCGGCTCCGGCGGCTCCGGCGAGCCCAACTTCAGCCAGCCCGACGGCGTCATCCTGCAG GTGGACTTCCCGCGACGGGCCCAGGAGGTGCGCTTCGGCACGCCGCCGCCCGCCGACTTTTGCCCCCGCTACGACTTCTCCCGACTGGACGGCGGCAGTCGGGCGGCGCTGCGTGACGTCTTGCTCAAGAAGGCCCCCTTCTG GCTGACGGCGGAGGACAAACGGGCGCTGTGGGAGAAGAAGGCCTTCTGCCAGGCGGAGAGCGGGGCCCTGCCGTTGGTGCTGGCCAGCGCCCCCTGCTGGCAGTGGGCCCGCCTGCCCGATATCTACGCCCTGCTGCGGCAGTGGGCCTGCCCCGGCCACCCGGGCGCCCTGGGCCTGCTGCACGCCTC GTTCCCGGACCAGGAGGTGAGGAGGACGGCCGTCCGCTGGTTGGAGTCGGTGTCGGAGGCCGAGCTGCTGGACTTCCTGCCCCAGCTGGTGCAG gcCCTCAAGGCCGAGTGTTACCTGGACAGCTCGCTGGCGCGTTTCCTGTTGCGCCGCGCCACGGGCGACGTCAGCGTGGCTCACTATCTCTTTTG GCTGCTGAAGGACAACCTCCAGGACAGCCAGTTCCGCGCTCGCTGTCAGCACCTGCTGGCCGCGCTGCTGTGCTGCGCCGGCCGGGCCCTCCGCGACCAGCTGGACCGCCAGTGCTGGCTGGTGTCCGTCTTGGCCAAGGTGGCCCACGCCGTCCGAGAGGCCGCGCCCTCCGCCAGACAG AACGTCCTGAGAGAAGGTCTGGACGAGATGAAGCGCTTCTTCTCGCTCAACGGCAGCTGCAGACTTCCGTTGGACCCGGCGCTGCGGGTCCGCGGCGTCGACGTGCAG GCGTGCTCCTTCTTCAACTCCAACGCCGTCCCCCTCAAGCTGGCCTTCCGCAACGCCGAGCCGTCGGGCGACAACGTCTGCGTCATCTTCAAG TCGGGCGAGGACCTCCGTCAGGACATGCTGACGCTGCAAGTCATCCGCATCATGAACAAGATTTGGATCCGGGAGGGCCTGGACATGAGGATGGTCATCTTCAAGTGCTTCTCCACGGGCCGCGGCCGAG GCATGGTGGAGATGATCCCCCAGGCCGACACGCTGAGGAAGATCCAAGTGGGCCGCGGCGTGACGGGCTCCTTCAAGGACCGCCCGCTGGCCGACTGGCTGCAGAGGCACAACCCGGGCGAGGGGCAGTACGACAAG GCGGTGGAGAACTTCATCTACTCGTGCGCCGGCTGCTGCGTGGCCACCTACGTGTTGGGGATCTGCGACCGGCACAACGACAACATCATGCTGAAGACCAGCGGCCACATGTTCCACATCGACTTTGGCAAGTTCCTGGGACACGCGCAGATGTTTGGCAATATCAAGCG GGACCGCGCCCCTTTCGTCTTCACCTCCGACATGGCCTACGTCATCAACGGCGGCGACAAGCCCTCCAGCCGCTTCCACGACTTTGTGGACCTGTGCTGCGAGGCCTACAACCTCATCCGCAAACACGCGCAGCTCTTCCTCAACCTGTTGGCGCTG ATGCTGTCGTGCGGAATTCCCGAACTGTCCCGCATCGACGATCTCAAGTACGTCTACGACGCGCTCAGACCGCACGAGTCGGAAGCCGACGCCACCATCTACTTCACCAG gctgATCGAGTCCAGCCTGGGCAGCGTGGCCACCAAACTCAACTTCTTCATCCACAACCTGGCCCAGATGAAGTTCGCCTGCGCCGAGGACGTCCCGGGCTTGTCCTTTGCGCCCCGCGTGCGCTCGGCCAAGAGCGACGGCCTCATCCGGGGTCTCTACGTCTTCCCGCCGCCGTCTGGCGGCGGAGGCGGAGGAAAAACTCAG AGCTACGTGGTGAAGGTGGAGCGCGAGGGGCGACGCGAGGCCCAGTTGGTGCAGAGGACTTTTGAGGAGTTTCAGGAACTTCACGGCAAACTCAAGCTGGCTTTTCCCGCCTCGAAACTCCCCAG CTTCCCCGGACGCTCGCGCGGCGAGGCCACGCGACGCTGCGACGAGCTCAACGGCTACGTGTGGCACCTGGTGCACGCCTCCGAGGACGTGGCGCGG TGCGACCTGGTGTACACCTTCTTCTACCCGCTAGCCAGAGACGAGCAACCGGGAGCCagcggcggcgccggcgccgGCGGCGGCAAAGCAG GCGCAGACGCCGAGGCGGCGTGGAGCGCTCCTTCGGGCCAAGAGGCGGGCCAGGTCAAGCTGTCCATCTGCCACCGAAACGACAAGCTCTTCATCATGGTCATGCACATTCGAGGACTG CGACCGCTCCAGGACGGCAGCGACCCGGACCCCTACGTCAAGGTCTACCTCCTGCCCGACCCGCAGAAGACCAGCAAGAGGAGGACCAAAGCCGCCCGGCGCACCTGCAACCCCACCTACAACCAAATG CTGGTGTACGAGCGCATCCCGCGCGGCGACCTGCAGCGCCTGGTGCTTCACGTGCGCGCGCTGGCCGACGGCGCCTTCTGGGACAGCACCCTGCTGGGCGAGGCCTTCGTCCCGCTGGGGCGCCTGCTGCCCGGGCGCCACTGGGTGGACTGGCACCCGTTGGGCGCCGCCAAAGCCTGA
- the pik3c2b gene encoding phosphatidylinositol 4-phosphate 3-kinase C2 domain-containing subunit beta isoform X3 yields MSATRTQAEDEGVESLGLSPKELVLAEALQMEYDALSRLKRDKKSPEAPPSAHSVTAPESREPPAVPPRDPVPPARSRPRDADSVGAGGRSDDPPPRVPPRTYAHPAKSQEERRRASTDAATAPFRSNGTGCQLFQVSEERDEEVAAFCHMLDVLRSAFPHDRRSGNAGLVWSPWEELHPSAGVSVKVSVVSAPLLEALAFTCDGSTTVDLIVYQTLCYAHHDPDRLDVDDYLLKVCGRDEYLQNSQTLASLDFVQECLKFERDVPLILTERAAVHAELARTKDDDRLASTLNHGILLQERPIKQTVTREALTLLLDTFHTQAESFVLSEADLGPRVERLVQSVKALCSSLAAVETPDVTAALGRLPACPCRPQARTLKDSPALSIRENREKVVESLTAAILDLVELYCGTFNANFHPAPQSRSGAGAVQEAGLSGGGLAFNVYAAHRVPVTWAASYEGFFLSCALTHGGTELCAPQHTGKQSVSKYLFHLVVWDQRVTFPLQISQLPRETQLTATLYASALPAPAGGEDKAKQRRGPEALGWVTVPFFDFRHVLTSGRKLLCLWPRGPGGSVNGVNGVNGGNGGSGGSGEPNFSQPDGVILQVDFPRRAQEVRFGTPPPADFCPRYDFSRLDGGSRAALRDVLLKKAPFWLTAEDKRALWEKKAFCQAESGALPLVLASAPCWQWARLPDIYALLRQWACPGHPGALGLLHASFPDQEVRRTAVRWLESVSEAELLDFLPQLVQALKAECYLDSSLARFLLRRATGDVSVAHYLFWLLKDNLQDSQFRARCQHLLAALLCCAGRALRDQLDRQCWLVSVLAKVAHAVREAAPSARQNVLREGLDEMKRFFSLNGSCRLPLDPALRVRGVDVQACSFFNSNAVPLKLAFRNAEPSGDNVCVIFKSGEDLRQDMLTLQVIRIMNKIWIREGLDMRMVIFKCFSTGRGRGEASSPVPPGPARRTLVTRPSRRPNPDCLSGMVEMIPQADTLRKIQVGRGVTGSFKDRPLADWLQRHNPGEGQYDKAVENFIYSCAGCCVATYVLGICDRHNDNIMLKTSGHMFHIDFGKFLGHAQMFGNIKRDRAPFVFTSDMAYVINGGDKPSSRFHDFVDLCCEAYNLIRKHAQLFLNLLALMLSCGIPELSRIDDLKYVYDALRPHESEADATIYFTRLIESSLGSVATKLNFFIHNLAQMKFACAEDVPGLSFAPRVRSAKSDGLIRGLYVFPPPSGGGGGGKTQSYVVKVEREGRREAQLVQRTFEEFQELHGKLKLAFPASKLPSFPGRSRGEATRRCDELNGYVWHLVHASEDVARCDLVYTFFYPLARDEQPGASGGAGAGGGKAGADAEAAWSAPSGQEAGQVKLSICHRNDKLFIMVMHIRGLRPLQDGSDPDPYVKVYLLPDPQKTSKRRTKAARRTCNPTYNQMLVYERIPRGDLQRLVLHVRALADGAFWDSTLLGEAFVPLGRLLPGRHWVDWHPLGAAKA; encoded by the exons ATGTCGGCGACGCGGACCCAGGCGGAGGACGAGGGGGTGGAGTCTCTGGGCCTGAGTCCCAAGGAGCTGGTCCTGGCCGAAGCCCTGCAGATGGAGTACGACGCCCTCTCTAGGCTCAAGCGGGACAAAAAGAGCCCCGAGGCGCCGCCGTCGGCCCACTCGGTGACGGCCCCCGAGAGCCGGGAACCCCCCGCCGTCCCTCCCCGGGACCCCGTCCCGCCGGCCCGGTCTCGGCCGAGAGACGCGGACTCGGTCGGGGCCGGCGGGCGGAGCGACGACCCGCCTCCGCGGGTCCCGCCCAGGACCTACGCGCACCCGGCCAAAAGCCAGGAGGAGCGGCGGCGGGCCTCGACGGATGCG GCCACCGCGCCCTTCCGGAGCAACGGCACGGGCTGCCAACTCTTCCAGGTGTCGGAGGAGCGCGACGAGGAGGTGGCCGCCTTCTGCCACATGCTGGACGT ACTGCGTTCGGCCTTCCCGCACGACCGGCGCTCCGGGAACGCCGGGCTGGTGTGGTCGCCGTGGGAGGAGCTTCACCCCAGCGCGGGGGTCAGCGTCAAGGTGTCGGTGGTCAGCGCGCCCCTGCTGGAAGCGCTGGCGTTCACCTGCGACGGTTCCACCACGGTGGACCTGATCGTCTACCAGACCCTGTGCTACGCTCACCACGACCCGGACCGCCTGGACGTGGACGACTACCTGCTCAAGGTCTGCGGACGGGACGAGTACCTCCAAAA CTCTCAAACGTTGGCCAGTTTGGACTTTGTGCAAGAGTGCTTGAAGTTCGAGCGGGACGTTCCACTCATCCTGACCGAGAGGGCGGCCGTCCACGCCGAGCTGGCGCGCACG AAGGACGACGACCGGCTGGCGTCCACCTTGAACCACGGCATCCTGCTGCAGGAGCGACCCATCAAACAGACCGTCACCAG GGAAGCGCTGACGTTGCTGCTGGACACGTTCCACACCCAAGCCGAGAGCTTTGTGCTTTCCGAG GCCGACCTGGGGCCGCGGGTGGAGCGCCTGGTGCAGTCGGTGAAGGCGCTGTGCAGCTCGCTGGCGGCGGTGGAGACGCCCGACGTGACGGCGGCGCTGGGACGCCTGCCCGCCTGCCCCTGTCGACCCCAGGCCAGAACACTCAAG GACTCGCCGGCGCTGTCCATCCGGGAGAACCGAG AAAAAGTGGTGGAGAGTCTgacggcggccatcttggacCTGGTGGAGCTGTACTGCGGGACCTTCAACGCCAACTTCCACCCGGCGCCCCAGAGCCGCTCCGGGGCCGGCGCCGTCCAGGAGGCCGGACTGAGCGGCGGCGGCTTGGCCTTCAACGTGTACGCCGCGCACCGGGTGCCCGTCACCTGGGCGGCCAG TTACGAGGGCTTCTTCCTGTCGTGCGCGCTGACTCACGGGGGGACGGAGCTGTGCGCCCCCCAGCACACCGGCAAGCAGTCGGTCAGCAAATACCTCTTCCACCTGGTGGTGTGGGACCAGAG GGTGACGTTCCCGCTGCAGATCAGCCAGCTTCCCCGAGAGACGCAGCTGACGGCCACCTTGTACGCCAGCGCCCTGCCCGCCCCCGCCGGCGGCGAAGACAAGGCCAAGCAGAGGCGCGGCCCCGAGGCGCTGGGATGGGTCACCGTGCCGTTCTTTGACTTCAGGCA CGTGCTGACAAGCGGCAGGAAGCTGCTGTGCTTGTGGCCCCGCGGTCCCGGGGGCAGCGTCAACGGCGTCAACGGCGTCAACGGCGGCAACGGCGGCTCCGGCGGCTCCGGCGAGCCCAACTTCAGCCAGCCCGACGGCGTCATCCTGCAG GTGGACTTCCCGCGACGGGCCCAGGAGGTGCGCTTCGGCACGCCGCCGCCCGCCGACTTTTGCCCCCGCTACGACTTCTCCCGACTGGACGGCGGCAGTCGGGCGGCGCTGCGTGACGTCTTGCTCAAGAAGGCCCCCTTCTG GCTGACGGCGGAGGACAAACGGGCGCTGTGGGAGAAGAAGGCCTTCTGCCAGGCGGAGAGCGGGGCCCTGCCGTTGGTGCTGGCCAGCGCCCCCTGCTGGCAGTGGGCCCGCCTGCCCGATATCTACGCCCTGCTGCGGCAGTGGGCCTGCCCCGGCCACCCGGGCGCCCTGGGCCTGCTGCACGCCTC GTTCCCGGACCAGGAGGTGAGGAGGACGGCCGTCCGCTGGTTGGAGTCGGTGTCGGAGGCCGAGCTGCTGGACTTCCTGCCCCAGCTGGTGCAG gcCCTCAAGGCCGAGTGTTACCTGGACAGCTCGCTGGCGCGTTTCCTGTTGCGCCGCGCCACGGGCGACGTCAGCGTGGCTCACTATCTCTTTTG GCTGCTGAAGGACAACCTCCAGGACAGCCAGTTCCGCGCTCGCTGTCAGCACCTGCTGGCCGCGCTGCTGTGCTGCGCCGGCCGGGCCCTCCGCGACCAGCTGGACCGCCAGTGCTGGCTGGTGTCCGTCTTGGCCAAGGTGGCCCACGCCGTCCGAGAGGCCGCGCCCTCCGCCAGACAG AACGTCCTGAGAGAAGGTCTGGACGAGATGAAGCGCTTCTTCTCGCTCAACGGCAGCTGCAGACTTCCGTTGGACCCGGCGCTGCGGGTCCGCGGCGTCGACGTGCAG GCGTGCTCCTTCTTCAACTCCAACGCCGTCCCCCTCAAGCTGGCCTTCCGCAACGCCGAGCCGTCGGGCGACAACGTCTGCGTCATCTTCAAG TCGGGCGAGGACCTCCGTCAGGACATGCTGACGCTGCAAGTCATCCGCATCATGAACAAGATTTGGATCCGGGAGGGCCTGGACATGAGGATGGTCATCTTCAAGTGCTTCTCCACGGGCCGCGGCCGAGGTGAGGCGTCGAGCCCGGTCCCGCCCGGTCCCGCCCGGCGCACGCTCGTAACTCGGCCGTCCCGACGGCCCAACCCCGACTGTCTCTCAGGCATGGTGGAGATGATCCCCCAGGCCGACACGCTGAGGAAGATCCAAGTGGGCCGCGGCGTGACGGGCTCCTTCAAGGACCGCCCGCTGGCCGACTGGCTGCAGAGGCACAACCCGGGCGAGGGGCAGTACGACAAG GCGGTGGAGAACTTCATCTACTCGTGCGCCGGCTGCTGCGTGGCCACCTACGTGTTGGGGATCTGCGACCGGCACAACGACAACATCATGCTGAAGACCAGCGGCCACATGTTCCACATCGACTTTGGCAAGTTCCTGGGACACGCGCAGATGTTTGGCAATATCAAGCG GGACCGCGCCCCTTTCGTCTTCACCTCCGACATGGCCTACGTCATCAACGGCGGCGACAAGCCCTCCAGCCGCTTCCACGACTTTGTGGACCTGTGCTGCGAGGCCTACAACCTCATCCGCAAACACGCGCAGCTCTTCCTCAACCTGTTGGCGCTG ATGCTGTCGTGCGGAATTCCCGAACTGTCCCGCATCGACGATCTCAAGTACGTCTACGACGCGCTCAGACCGCACGAGTCGGAAGCCGACGCCACCATCTACTTCACCAG gctgATCGAGTCCAGCCTGGGCAGCGTGGCCACCAAACTCAACTTCTTCATCCACAACCTGGCCCAGATGAAGTTCGCCTGCGCCGAGGACGTCCCGGGCTTGTCCTTTGCGCCCCGCGTGCGCTCGGCCAAGAGCGACGGCCTCATCCGGGGTCTCTACGTCTTCCCGCCGCCGTCTGGCGGCGGAGGCGGAGGAAAAACTCAG AGCTACGTGGTGAAGGTGGAGCGCGAGGGGCGACGCGAGGCCCAGTTGGTGCAGAGGACTTTTGAGGAGTTTCAGGAACTTCACGGCAAACTCAAGCTGGCTTTTCCCGCCTCGAAACTCCCCAG CTTCCCCGGACGCTCGCGCGGCGAGGCCACGCGACGCTGCGACGAGCTCAACGGCTACGTGTGGCACCTGGTGCACGCCTCCGAGGACGTGGCGCGG TGCGACCTGGTGTACACCTTCTTCTACCCGCTAGCCAGAGACGAGCAACCGGGAGCCagcggcggcgccggcgccgGCGGCGGCAAAGCAG GCGCAGACGCCGAGGCGGCGTGGAGCGCTCCTTCGGGCCAAGAGGCGGGCCAGGTCAAGCTGTCCATCTGCCACCGAAACGACAAGCTCTTCATCATGGTCATGCACATTCGAGGACTG CGACCGCTCCAGGACGGCAGCGACCCGGACCCCTACGTCAAGGTCTACCTCCTGCCCGACCCGCAGAAGACCAGCAAGAGGAGGACCAAAGCCGCCCGGCGCACCTGCAACCCCACCTACAACCAAATG CTGGTGTACGAGCGCATCCCGCGCGGCGACCTGCAGCGCCTGGTGCTTCACGTGCGCGCGCTGGCCGACGGCGCCTTCTGGGACAGCACCCTGCTGGGCGAGGCCTTCGTCCCGCTGGGGCGCCTGCTGCCCGGGCGCCACTGGGTGGACTGGCACCCGTTGGGCGCCGCCAAAGCCTGA